A single Rhopalosiphum padi isolate XX-2018 chromosome 4, ASM2088224v1, whole genome shotgun sequence DNA region contains:
- the LOC132930719 gene encoding acetyl-coenzyme A transporter 1-like, whose product MTVPQVEDEQEHLSALTVADDSNSADVPNLKGDWHNIFILLVLYTMQGIAGFGLYKGVMIIMQANKHITYKDQALFSIVTWSYSLKMIWAPLVDAFCIQKMGRRKSWLIPVQYLIGGCFIYIGNNINEWLPETEKPDVLKLFYAVFFVQILVVTQDIVVDGWALTMLKKNNVVYASTCNAVGAPLGIMMGSLFLVLFTSENFCNKYLRFTPDTGGIVTKEYLFYCLAVLFILITTLILIFKKEKEYRSEENYIKLNVIQSYLLIWDILKKPSIRVLLTALLTAEIGFATTEQNLLILKLIKTGVPKDNIMVINSSTYIVNIITPIIISKYTSGPKPMSVFLKVTPARLLWNITFVIFIYYTTKFLTTYENIGFPIYYYAVLALLFIINNILGMTMKVSKLALFNRISDPRFGGTYMTLLNTFSNLGTSSSTSLAISMIDFLTFKECPLNYNNNCSTSSQNNTCITNGSSCIVTVNGYYVESALCILFGIGWYYIFRGTLKKLQVKSPSHWMVNVKKNKVKKNETTEYTMVENTQ is encoded by the exons ATGACGGTACCACAAGTAGAAGATGAACAAGAACATCTTTCAGCATTGACAGTAGCCGATGATTCGAATTCGGCCGATGTTCCGAATTTGAAAGGTGATtggcataacatttttatattgttagtgCTTTATACAATGCAAGGCATAGCAGGTTTCGGTCTCTATAAAGGAGTGATGATAATAATGCAAGCCAACAAACACATAACTTATAAAGATCAG gcTCTTTTTAGTATAGTTACATGGTCATATAGCTTGAAAATGATCTGGGCACCTTTAGTAGATGCGTTCTGTATACAAAAAATGGGAAGACGAAAATCTTGGCTAATACctgttcaatatttaattg GAGGATGTTTCATTTATATAGGCAATAATATTAACGAATGGTTACCAGAAACGGAAAAGCCAGACGTATTGAAATTGTTTTACGCAGTTTTCTTCGTTCAAATCTTGGTAGTCACGCAAGACATAGTTGTCGACGGTTGGGCACTAACAATGCTAAAAAA gaATAACGTGGTGTATGCATCAACTTGCAATGCAGTAGGCGCACCACTGGGCATAATGATGGGCTCCTTATTTCTCGTTTTGTTCACATCAGAAAATTTTTGTAACAAGTACTTACGATTTACACCGGATACAGGTGGAATAGTGACCAAGGAAT atttattttactgtttggccgttctttttattttaataacaacattgATTTTGATcttcaaaaaagaaaaagaatacAGGTCAGAGGAAAACTACATAAAGCTCAACGTTATTCAAAGTTATCTACTTATAtgggatattttaaaaaaacctagTATCCGGGTATTGCTGACTGCATTGTTGACAGCAgag attggATTCGCTACAACTGAacaaaatttattgattttaaaactcaTTAAAACAGGAGTACcaaaagacaatattatggtaataaactCATCAACGTACATTGTAAACATTATTACTCCGAtcattatatcaaaatacaCTTCGGGACCTAAACCAATGAGCGTATTCTTAAAAGTAACACCCGccag ATTACTTTGGAACATTacgtttgttatatttatatattatacaacgaaGTTCCTTACAACTTATGAAAATATAGGttttccaatatattattatgcagttttagcattattattcataataaataac attctaGGCATGACTATGAAAGTGTCTAAATTAGCTTTATTTAATCGTATAAGTGATCCTCGTTTTGGTGGTACATATATGACATTATTGAATACGTTTTCTAATTTGGGAACATCTTCATCGACTTCACTAGCGATTTCAATGATAGATTTTTTAACATTCAAAGAATgcccattaaattataataacaattgttcTACATCAAGTCAAAACAAC acgTGTATAACAAATGGAAGTAGTTGCATTGTAACAGTTAACGGCTATTACGTAGAATCGGCTCTTTGTATATTGTTTGGAATCGGATGGTACTATATTTTCAGAGGTACTCTTAAAAAACTCCAAGTAAAGAGCCCTTCTCATTGGATggtcaatgtaaaaaaaaataaagtgaagAAAAATGAAACAACTGAATACACAATGGTTGAAAATACACAGTGA
- the LOC132930720 gene encoding acetyl-coenzyme A transporter 1-like, with translation MTVPQVEDEQEHHSALTVADDSNSADVPNLKGDWHNIFILLVLYTMQGIAGLGFYTGVAILMQTNKHITYKDQALFSIVTWSYSLKMIWAPLVDAFCIQKMGRRKSWLIPVQYLIGGCFIYIGNNINEWLPETEKPDVLKLFYAFFFVQILVATQDIVVDGWALTMLKKNNVVYASTCNGVGAPLGIMMGSFFLVLFTSENFCNKYLRFTPVTGGILTKEYLFYCLAVLFILITTLILIFKKEKEYRSEENYIKLNVIQSYLLIWDILKKPSIRVLMTALLTAEIGFATTEQSLLILKLIETGVPKHNIMVINSSTYIVNIITPIIISKYTSGPKPMSVFLKVTPARLIWNITFVIFIYYTTKFLTTYENIGFPIYYYAVLAILFIINNILGMTMKVSKFALFNRISDPRFGGTYMTLLNTFSYLGTFSSTSLAISMIDFLTFKECPLNYDNNCSTSNQNNTCITNGSSCIVTVNGYYVESALCILFGIGWYYIFRGTLKKLQVKSPSHWMVNVKNNKVKKNETTEYTMVENTQ, from the exons ATGACGGTGCCACAAGTAGAAGATGAACAAGAACATCATTCAGCATTGACAGTAGCCGATGATTCGAATTCGGCCGATGTTCCGAATTTGAAAGGTGATtggcataacatttttatattgttagtgCTGTATACAATGCAAGGCATAGCAGGTCTAGGTTTCTATACAGGAGTGGCGATACTTATGCAAACCAACAAACACATAACTTATAAAGATCAG gcTCTTTTTAGTATAGTTACATGGTCATATAGCTTGAAAATGATCTGGGCACCTTTAGTAGATGCGTTCTGTATACAAAAAATGGGAAGACGAAAATCTTGGCTAATACctgttcaatatttaattg GAGGATGTTTCATTTATATAGGCAATAATATTAACGAATGGTTACCAGAAACGGAAAAGCCAGACGTATTGAAATTGTTTTACGCGTTTTTCTTCGTTCAAATTTTGGTAGCCACACAAGACATAGTTGTCGACGGTTGGGCACTAACAATGCTAAAGAA gaaTAACGTAGTGTATGCATCAACTTGCAATGGAGTTGGCGCACCACTGGGCATAATGATGGGCTCCTTTTTTCTCGTTTTGTTCACATCAGAAAATTTTTGTAACAAGTACTTACGATTTACACCGGTTACAGGTGGAATATTGACCAAGGAAT atttattttactgtttggccgttctttttattttaataacaacattgATTTTGATcttcaaaaaagaaaaagaatacAGGTCAGAGGAAAACTACATAAAGCTCAACGTTATTCAAAGTTATCTACTTATAtgggatattttaaaaaaacctagTATCCGGGTATTGATGACTGCATTGTTGACAGCGgag aTTGGATTCGCTACAACTGAACAAAGTTTGTTGATTTTAAAACTCATTGAAACAGGAGTaccaaaacacaatattatggtaataaactCATCAACGTACATTGTAAACATTATTACTCCGAtcattatatcaaaatacaCTTCGGGACCTAAACCAATGAGCGTATTCTTAAAAGTAACACCCGccag attaattTGGAACATTacgtttgttatatttatatattatacaacaaaattcCTTACAACTTATGAAAATATAGGttttccaatatattattatgcagttttagcaatattattcataataaataac attctaGGCATGACTATGAAAGTGTCTAAATTTGCTTTATTCAATCGTATAAGTGATCCTCGTTTTGGTGGTACATATATGACATTATTGAATACGTTTTCTTATTTGGGAACGTTTTCATCGACTTCACTAGCGATTTCAATGATAGATTTTTTAACATTCAAAGAATGtccattaaattatgataacaattGTTCTACATCAAATCAAAACAAC ACGTGTATAACAAATGGGAGTAGTTGCATTGTAACAGTTAACGGCTATTACGTAGAATCGGCTCTTTGTATATTGTTTGGAATCGGATGGTACTATATTTTCAGAGGTACTCTTAAAAAACTTCAAGTAAAGAGCCCTTCTCATTGGATGgtcaatgtaaaaaataataaagtgaagAAAAATGAAACAACTGAGTACACAATGGTTGAAAATACACAGTGA
- the LOC132929012 gene encoding acetyl-coenzyme A transporter 1-like isoform X2, with product MVAWPNSLRIILAPLVDALYIQKVGRRKSWLIPVYFLIGGCFIYMGINIEDWIPADRGKPNILKLFYPILFIQVLVATQFIVIDSWVLTMLKKNNVGYGPTCSLIGVPFGATFGSFILVEFTSENFCNKYLRFSPDTGGIVSLPGFFYSCGFLFILISILIGIFKKEKHNRLEDNHMKLNIIQYYIILWKVLKLPSIRVLPIALLTEKIGFASSAITVWILQLIDAGVPKDNVMLINSSMIIVKVITPIIISKYTAGPKTMSIYLIMSPIRLMWNITFVIFIYYTTKFITNNGKIGFPMYFYAILVFLFIMNNILNTTMRLARHSLFSRISDPRFGGIYMALLNTFSSMGVSLSTSLAISLIDFLTLKACLLNYNNNCSTTSPKITCKTNGSSCFVLVNGYYVESVLCILFGIGWYYIFSGTFKSAQVKSSSHWMVNMKNNTVKNNETIENNG from the exons ATGGTGGCATGGCCGAACAGCTTAAGAATAATATTGGCACCTTTAGTAGACGCCCTCTATATACAAAAGGTAGGAAGACGAAAATCTTGGCTAATACCAGTTTACTTTTTAATCG GTGGGTGCTTCATTTATATGGGAATAAATATTGAAGATTGGATACCTGCAGATAGGGGAAagccaaatatattaaaactgttttatcCGATTTTATTCATTCAAGTTTTGGTAGCTACGCAATTCATAGTAATCGACAGTTGGGTACTAACAATGCTAAAGAA AAATAACGTGGGTTACGGACCAACTTGCAGTTTAATTGGTGTACCGTTCGGTGCAACGTTTGGCTCTTTTATTCTAGTTGAGTTCACATCAgagaatttttgtaataaatacctACGATTTTCACCGGATACAGGAGGAATAGTGTCTTTGCCAG gatttttttattcttgtggttttctgtttattttaatatcaattttaattggcattttcaaaaaagaaaaacataacAGATTAGAAGACAACCACATGAAACTcaacattattcaatattatataattttatggaaaGTTTTAAAGCTACCTAGTATCCGGGTACTGCCGATTGCATTGTTGACAGAGaag attGGATTTGCTTCATCTGCGATTACTGTGTGGATTTTACAACTCATTGACGCAGGAGTACCAAAAGATAATGTTATGCTTATAAATTCATCAATGATTATAGTAAAAGTCATTACaccaattattatatcaaaatacacCGCGGGACCTAAAACAATGAGCATATACTTAATAATGTCACCCATCAg attaatGTGGAATAttacatttgttatatttatatattatacaacaaaattcATAACAAATAATGGAAAAATAGGTTTTCCAATGTATTTCTATGCAATTTTAGTATTTCTTTTCATAATGAATAAC attctaAACACGACCATGAGATTGGCTAGACATTCTTTATTTAGTCGGATAAGTGATCCTCGTTTTGGCGGTATTTACATggcattattaaatactttttcaagTATGGGAGTATCGTTATCGACTTCGCTTGCGATATCATTGATAGATTTTTTAACGTTGAAagcatgtttattaaattataataacaattgttcTACAACAAGTCCAAAAATC aCGTGTAAAACAAATGGGAGTAGTTGCTTTGTATTAGTTAACGGATATTATGTAGAATCGGTTCTGTGTATATTGTTTGGAATCGGATGGTACTATATTTTCAGTGGTACTTTTAAAAGTGCTCAAGTTAAGAGCTCTTCTCATTGGATGGTCAATATGAAGAATAATACAGTTAAGAATAACGAAACAATTGAAAACAATGGTTGA
- the LOC132929012 gene encoding acetyl-coenzyme A transporter 1-like isoform X1, with the protein MAVPQEKDGQGAVAAVTVVEESNSADVPNLKGDWHNIFVLILLYIIQGIGTSVYIGVPIILQGNKNVTYKDQAFLSMVAWPNSLRIILAPLVDALYIQKVGRRKSWLIPVYFLIGGCFIYMGINIEDWIPADRGKPNILKLFYPILFIQVLVATQFIVIDSWVLTMLKKNNVGYGPTCSLIGVPFGATFGSFILVEFTSENFCNKYLRFSPDTGGIVSLPGFFYSCGFLFILISILIGIFKKEKHNRLEDNHMKLNIIQYYIILWKVLKLPSIRVLPIALLTEKIGFASSAITVWILQLIDAGVPKDNVMLINSSMIIVKVITPIIISKYTAGPKTMSIYLIMSPIRLMWNITFVIFIYYTTKFITNNGKIGFPMYFYAILVFLFIMNNILNTTMRLARHSLFSRISDPRFGGIYMALLNTFSSMGVSLSTSLAISLIDFLTLKACLLNYNNNCSTTSPKITCKTNGSSCFVLVNGYYVESVLCILFGIGWYYIFSGTFKSAQVKSSSHWMVNMKNNTVKNNETIENNG; encoded by the exons ATGGCGGTACCTCAAGAAAAAGACGGGCAAGGAGCTGTAGCAGCAGTTACAGTAGTTGAAGAGTCGAATTCGGCCGATGTTCCGAATTTGAAAGGTGATTggcataacatttttgtattaatattgctGTACATAATACAAGGAATAGGTACCAGTGTATACATAGGAGTGCCGATTATTTTGCAAGGCAACAAAAACGTAACTTATAAAGACCAG gCTTTTCTTAGCATGGTGGCATGGCCGAACAGCTTAAGAATAATATTGGCACCTTTAGTAGACGCCCTCTATATACAAAAGGTAGGAAGACGAAAATCTTGGCTAATACCAGTTTACTTTTTAATCG GTGGGTGCTTCATTTATATGGGAATAAATATTGAAGATTGGATACCTGCAGATAGGGGAAagccaaatatattaaaactgttttatcCGATTTTATTCATTCAAGTTTTGGTAGCTACGCAATTCATAGTAATCGACAGTTGGGTACTAACAATGCTAAAGAA AAATAACGTGGGTTACGGACCAACTTGCAGTTTAATTGGTGTACCGTTCGGTGCAACGTTTGGCTCTTTTATTCTAGTTGAGTTCACATCAgagaatttttgtaataaatacctACGATTTTCACCGGATACAGGAGGAATAGTGTCTTTGCCAG gatttttttattcttgtggttttctgtttattttaatatcaattttaattggcattttcaaaaaagaaaaacataacAGATTAGAAGACAACCACATGAAACTcaacattattcaatattatataattttatggaaaGTTTTAAAGCTACCTAGTATCCGGGTACTGCCGATTGCATTGTTGACAGAGaag attGGATTTGCTTCATCTGCGATTACTGTGTGGATTTTACAACTCATTGACGCAGGAGTACCAAAAGATAATGTTATGCTTATAAATTCATCAATGATTATAGTAAAAGTCATTACaccaattattatatcaaaatacacCGCGGGACCTAAAACAATGAGCATATACTTAATAATGTCACCCATCAg attaatGTGGAATAttacatttgttatatttatatattatacaacaaaattcATAACAAATAATGGAAAAATAGGTTTTCCAATGTATTTCTATGCAATTTTAGTATTTCTTTTCATAATGAATAAC attctaAACACGACCATGAGATTGGCTAGACATTCTTTATTTAGTCGGATAAGTGATCCTCGTTTTGGCGGTATTTACATggcattattaaatactttttcaagTATGGGAGTATCGTTATCGACTTCGCTTGCGATATCATTGATAGATTTTTTAACGTTGAAagcatgtttattaaattataataacaattgttcTACAACAAGTCCAAAAATC aCGTGTAAAACAAATGGGAGTAGTTGCTTTGTATTAGTTAACGGATATTATGTAGAATCGGTTCTGTGTATATTGTTTGGAATCGGATGGTACTATATTTTCAGTGGTACTTTTAAAAGTGCTCAAGTTAAGAGCTCTTCTCATTGGATGGTCAATATGAAGAATAATACAGTTAAGAATAACGAAACAATTGAAAACAATGGTTGA
- the LOC132929012 gene encoding acetyl-coenzyme A transporter 1-like isoform X3, translated as MAEQLKNNIGTFSRRPLYTKGGCFIYMGINIEDWIPADRGKPNILKLFYPILFIQVLVATQFIVIDSWVLTMLKKNNVGYGPTCSLIGVPFGATFGSFILVEFTSENFCNKYLRFSPDTGGIVSLPGFFYSCGFLFILISILIGIFKKEKHNRLEDNHMKLNIIQYYIILWKVLKLPSIRVLPIALLTEKIGFASSAITVWILQLIDAGVPKDNVMLINSSMIIVKVITPIIISKYTAGPKTMSIYLIMSPIRLMWNITFVIFIYYTTKFITNNGKIGFPMYFYAILVFLFIMNNILNTTMRLARHSLFSRISDPRFGGIYMALLNTFSSMGVSLSTSLAISLIDFLTLKACLLNYNNNCSTTSPKITCKTNGSSCFVLVNGYYVESVLCILFGIGWYYIFSGTFKSAQVKSSSHWMVNMKNNTVKNNETIENNG; from the exons ATGGCCGAACAGCTTAAGAATAATATTGGCACCTTTAGTAGACGCCCTCTATATACAAAAG GTGGGTGCTTCATTTATATGGGAATAAATATTGAAGATTGGATACCTGCAGATAGGGGAAagccaaatatattaaaactgttttatcCGATTTTATTCATTCAAGTTTTGGTAGCTACGCAATTCATAGTAATCGACAGTTGGGTACTAACAATGCTAAAGAA AAATAACGTGGGTTACGGACCAACTTGCAGTTTAATTGGTGTACCGTTCGGTGCAACGTTTGGCTCTTTTATTCTAGTTGAGTTCACATCAgagaatttttgtaataaatacctACGATTTTCACCGGATACAGGAGGAATAGTGTCTTTGCCAG gatttttttattcttgtggttttctgtttattttaatatcaattttaattggcattttcaaaaaagaaaaacataacAGATTAGAAGACAACCACATGAAACTcaacattattcaatattatataattttatggaaaGTTTTAAAGCTACCTAGTATCCGGGTACTGCCGATTGCATTGTTGACAGAGaag attGGATTTGCTTCATCTGCGATTACTGTGTGGATTTTACAACTCATTGACGCAGGAGTACCAAAAGATAATGTTATGCTTATAAATTCATCAATGATTATAGTAAAAGTCATTACaccaattattatatcaaaatacacCGCGGGACCTAAAACAATGAGCATATACTTAATAATGTCACCCATCAg attaatGTGGAATAttacatttgttatatttatatattatacaacaaaattcATAACAAATAATGGAAAAATAGGTTTTCCAATGTATTTCTATGCAATTTTAGTATTTCTTTTCATAATGAATAAC attctaAACACGACCATGAGATTGGCTAGACATTCTTTATTTAGTCGGATAAGTGATCCTCGTTTTGGCGGTATTTACATggcattattaaatactttttcaagTATGGGAGTATCGTTATCGACTTCGCTTGCGATATCATTGATAGATTTTTTAACGTTGAAagcatgtttattaaattataataacaattgttcTACAACAAGTCCAAAAATC aCGTGTAAAACAAATGGGAGTAGTTGCTTTGTATTAGTTAACGGATATTATGTAGAATCGGTTCTGTGTATATTGTTTGGAATCGGATGGTACTATATTTTCAGTGGTACTTTTAAAAGTGCTCAAGTTAAGAGCTCTTCTCATTGGATGGTCAATATGAAGAATAATACAGTTAAGAATAACGAAACAATTGAAAACAATGGTTGA
- the LOC132929011 gene encoding acetyl-coenzyme A transporter 1-like, with protein sequence MTVPQAEDEQEHLSALTVVDDSNSADVPNLKGDWNNIFILLMLYTIQGIASFGFIIGVTVLMQTNKNITYKDQALFSIVTWPYSLKIIWAPLVDAFCVQKMGRRKSWLIPVQYLIGGCFIYIGNNINEWLPETGQPDVLKLFYAFLFLQILVATQDIVVDGWALTMLKKNNVVYASTCNGVGVPLGITIGSFFLVLFTSENFCNKYLRFTPVTGGIVTKEYLFYCLAVLFILITTLIFIFKKEKDYRSEDNYIKLNVFQNYLLIWDILKIPSIRVLMTALLTAEIGFATTDQSLLILKLIETGVPKENIMIINSSMYIVQIITPIIVSKYTSGPKPMSVFLKVTPVRLIWNITFIIFIYYATQFLTTYGNIGFPIYYYAILVFIFIIINILNMTMRVAKFALFNRISDPRFGGIYMTLLNTCSFLGLFSSNSLAMSMLDYLTFKECLSNYNNNCSTSNPNNTCKTNGSSSCTVTVNGYYVESAMCILFGIGWYFIFRGTLKKLQVKSSSHWMVNVKNNKVKKNETTEYTMVQNS encoded by the exons ATGACGGTACCGCAAGCAGAAGATGAACAAGAACATCTTTCAGCATTGACAGTAGTCGATGATTCGAATTCGGCCGATGTTCCGAATTTGAAAGGTGATtggaataacatttttatattgctgATGCTGTACACAATACAAGGCATAGCAAGTTTCGGTTTTATTATAGGAGTGACGGTACTTATGCAaaccaacaaaaatataacttataaagacCAG gcTCTTTTTAGTATAGTTACATGGCCATATAGCTTGAAAATTATCTGGGCACCTTTAGTAGATGCGTTCTGTGTACAAAAAATGGGAAGACGAAAATCTTGGCTAATACctgttcaatatttaattg GAGGATGTTTCATTTATATAGGCAATAATATTAACGAATGGTTGCCAGAAACTGGACAGCCAGACGTATTGAAATTGTTTTACGCGTTTTTATTCCTTCAAATCTTAGTAGCCACACAAGACATAGTTGTCGACGGTTGGGCACTAACAATGCTAAAGAA gaaTAACGTGGTATATGCATCAACTTGTAATGGAGTAGGCGTACCACTGGGCATAACGATTGGCTCcttttttcttgttttatttacatCCGAGAATTTTTGTAACAAGTACTTACGATTTACACCGGTTACAGGTGGAATAGTGACCAAGGAAT atttattttactgtttggccgttctttttattttaataacaacattgATTTTCATcttcaaaaaagaaaaagattaCAGGTCAGAGGACAACTACATAAAGCTCAACGTTTTTCAAAATTACTTACTGATAtgggatattttaaaaatacctagtATCCGGGTATTGATGACTGCATTGTTGACAGCGgag ATTGGATTTGCTACAACTGACCAAAGTTTATTGATTTTGAAACTCATTGAAACAGGAGTACCAAAAgagaatattatgattataaactcATCAATGTATATAGTACAAATTATTACTCCGATCATTGTATCAAAATACACTTCGGGACCTAAACCAATGAGCGTATTCTTAAAAGTAACACCCGtcag attaattTGGAAcattacgtttattatatttatatattatgcaacacAATTTCTTACAACTTATGGAAATATAGGTTTTCCAATATATTACTAtgcaattttagtatttatattcataataattaac attctaAACATGACTATGAGAGTGGCTAAGTTCGCTTTATTCAATCGGATAAGTGATCCTCGTTTTGGCGGTATTTATATGacattattaaatacatgttCATTTTTGGGACTGTTTTCATCAAATTCACTTGCGATGTCAATGTTAGATTATTTAACATTCAAAGAATGTttgtcaaattataataacaattgttcTACATCAAATCCAAACAAT ACGTGTAAAACAAATGGAAGTAGTAGTTGCACTGTGACAGTTAACGGTTATTACGTAGAATCGGCTATGTGTATACTGTTTGGAATCGGATGGTACTTTATATTCAGAGGCACTCTTAAAAAACTCCAAGTTAAGAGCTCTTCTCATTGGATGGTcaatgtgaaaaataataaagtgaagAAAAATGAAACAACTGAGTACACAATGGTTCAGAATTCATAG